AAGAGCAGGAGGATATAATTATATAATAATATCTTTGCTTGGAATTATTTTAGTATACTTGCCTAAAGACTTAAAAGCCAAAGTTATGATGGGAGATGTTGGCTCCAATATACTTGGCATAACCCTTGGAATATTTTGCACAATAACACAGGTTCTAGAAGCAAGAATATTATATTTAACCTTCCTAATCATGATACATATAATTTCAGAATTTTATTCCTTTACAGATATTATTGATAATAATAAAGTATTATGTTATATTGATAAATTAGGAAGAAAATAGGGGGTAACTAAGCTGTTATCATATAAAGAAGGAATTATAACAGAAATACTTCAATCATATGAAGATATTACTTGGATTAGAGTAAAATTAGAAGATGAGATTTCTAAAGCTGTTAACTATAATAATATTACAGGCTCTGCTAATATTGGAGATAAAGTAGTATTAAATACTACAGCCTTAGAACTAAAACTTGGCACTGGGGGATATCACTTTGTAATATATAATAGCAGCAATATAATAAAAAATATGCCAAATGATCCAGGCCATATTATGAAGCTTAGGTACACGCCTTTCCAATTAAAGGTTTTATCTGCTGAAGAACAAGAGAGCCCATATCATGAGGCGTTTAAAAGCTTTAAAAGTTTAGAAAGCTCACTATATATAGTTGGAACATTACATAGCATGCTAGCTCCTATAATAGCGTCTTTAAAGTATATTGAACCTAATTTAAAAATTACTTACATAATGACAGATGCCGGCGCATTACCTTTATCTTTCAGCCAAACTGTAAAAAAATTAAAGGAGCTAAAATTATTAGATACTACCATTACTGTAGGCCATGCCTTTGGCGGGGATATTGAATGTGTCAATATATATACGGGCATAATAGCGGCAAAATTAGTAGCTAAAAGCGATATTACAATAATTACTATGGGACCAGGAATTGTGGGAACTGGCACGCAATATGGTTTTAGTGGGATAGAGCAAGCCAGCATAATAGATGCTGTAAATAAATTAGGAGGTATATCCATTGCTATACCTAGAATAAGCTTTAGCGATACAAGAGATAGGCATAAGGGAATAAGCCATCATACCCTTACAATTTTAGAAAATATAGCTTGCACTAGAACTAATGTAGTATTTCCTATCTTAAAAAAGGAATATGAAAAATTAATTAGTTTGCAGCTAGAAAAAAGCAATATTAACAAAAAACATAATATAATATATGAAAATGGCAGTGAAGTTTTAAATGCATTAAATTATTTCTCTCTTAATGTAAAAACAATGGGGAGAAGCTATCATGATGATGAAGCGTTTTTTTTAACTATGGGTGCAGTAGCTAAAGCAGGCATTAAGTTTTTAGAGAATGATCAATGATTTCTTTTAATGTTGCATTTTCTCCGTAATAAACTAGCAAATCATCAATGGCTTCAATAACTTCTTCTGCCTTACCGATAAAGAATAGTTTATCTTTTAAGGTTATTTTAATCAACTATATCATCTCCTTATCTGATATAGTTTAATATATGAATATTATAAACTTTTATTCCATAAAGGAGGGTCTCAATATGATTTATGAAGAAAAAACAATGAAAAGCGAAAAAATATATGAAGGTAAAATCCTAACTGTCAAGGTAGATACAGTAGAACTACCCGACAAGAAATATTCAAAAAGAGAAATCGTAGAGCTTTCTGGGGCGGTTGCAATAGTACCTATCACTGATAATGGAGATATTATTTTTGTAAAACAATTCCGTAAAGCTACAGAATCAGTAATCTTAGAAATACCTGCAGGGAAACTAGAGATTAATGAAGAGCCTTTAGATTGTGCACTCAGAGAACTCAAAGAAGAGACAGGCTATAGTGCAGAAAACATGGAGTATTTATTTAAATACTATACATCACCAGGTTTTACAAATGAAGTAATGCATTTGTTTCTTGCAACAGGAATTATATATGGGGAAGCAACTCCAGAAGACGATGAATACATAGATGTTGTAAGAATAAACATAAATGAAGCTTTAGAGATGATAAAAAATGGTGAAATAAAAGATGGTAAAACAATAATAGGTATTTTAATGGCATATGAGAAGCTGAAATTTAATGAAAAAGAATAATACTATATAAAACATGTTACTAGTATGTAAAAAAATAGTTATGTAATATTATCTCCCCTAAAGGCATATTAATCTGTATAAGCTTGTATGAGGGGGATATGTATTTTGAAAATAAAAGGTATAATCTACAAAGATGTAAAAGAAAACTTCATACTATATTTTTTATTGGTACTAGCCCTAATGATTGGTATTTCAGCAGGGGCTATAACAATAAGTGTTTTAAGCAAGGATCAAAGTCAAAGCCTTATCAGTTTTTTAGACTCTTTTTTCAAAGTGTTAAATCAAGAAAAAATAGATAGTTTAATTTTATTAAAGCAATCAATTTTAAATAATATTCAAACTATAATATTAGTTTGGATATTAGGGCTAACAGTAATAGGGGCGCCTATAGTTTTTGTTATTATAGCTTTAAGAGGATTTATTGTGGGATTCACAGTAGGTTTTTTAATAAATGAACTGGGCTTTAAAGGCTTTGTATTTTCTTTATTAACAATACTACCACAAAATATTTTTGTAATACCTGGAATGATAGCATTATCTGTATTGTCTATTAATTTTGCTATAAAGATTATTACTAGTAAACGGAGAATAGGTAAAAATTCAAGTTTTCTTTCTGAACTAACTAGGTATTCAATTCATGCTTCTATTCTTTCTTTATTTCTCTTTATAGGGAGCTTGGTTGAGGCTTATATAACTCCAACCTTTATGCAGCTATTACTAGGTTATGTTCTATAAATAAATTAAGTTATGAAATAAAAAGAGATTTCTTGTGTAGAATAATTATTTCATTAAAATAGTAAATATATTTATGATGATGCAAAAAAAATAATATTATGAAGGATTTTACAAACATATGTTGAATTATATCTATACTTAAGATTATAAAGGGGAAATACTATGGACTTATACATAATGAAGTTTAATAGCTATCTTGAGAGAGAAAGAGAACTATCAAATAATACGATTGAATCTTATATTAGGGATTTAAAGCAGTTTGACAAGTACTCAAAGGAAAATGGATTATCGAGTATTACAGATGCAAACAAAACTTTAATACTTACATACCTTATATATTTACAAAAAACAGGTAAGTCTGTTTCTACTGTATCTCGAAATATTGCATCTTTAAGGTCTTTCTATCAGTTTGTTTTAAACGAAGGCATAATAAAAAAAGATCCTACTATAAACCTTCAATCTCCTAAACAAGAAAAGAAGCTACCAAGTATATTAACATCTGATGAAGTTGAAATATTACTTGAACAACCTGATATTAAATGTACAAAGGGAGTTAGGGATAAGGCCATGCTTGAACTATTATATGCTTCAGGAATTAGAGCCTCAGAGTTAATATCATTAGACCTAGATGATGTAAATTTGAGCATGGATTACATATTAAGTTCCAAAGATACATCAAATGAAAGGGTTATTCCTATCGGTAAAATGGCTGTAGATATTTTGACTTTATATATTAAGGAGCATAGAGGTAAGCTTGTAAAAGATAATGAAGAAAAATCTTTATTTGTGAATTATCATGGTAAAAGACTTACAAGACAAGGATTTTGGAAAATTGTGAGGGGATATACAAAGCAAGCAAAAATAAACAAAAATATTACACCACATACATTAAGGCACTCATTTGCTGCACATCTACTACAAAATGGAGCAGATTTAAAATCTGTACAGGAGATGTTAGGACATGCTGATATATCTACTACACAAATTTACACCCTAATTACTAAGAATAAGATTAAGGAAGTATATAAAAAAGCACATCCTAGAGCATAGTCCCACCTTGTTGGTGGGTTTGATTTTTTATATAAAAAAATTTAAACTTTGGGTATAATAAAAGAAAGAGAGGAGGAAAATATTATGATAAATAATGTAACTTTAATTGTACTAGATAGCGTTGGAATAGGTGAACTGCCAGATGCTAATAAATATGGTGATGAGGGAAGCAATACTTTAGGCAATATAATAAAAAAAACAAAGGGCGTAAAGCTAAATAATTTAAATAATCTTGGTCTTGGAGCCATAGAGGGTGTTGAAGGCTTAGATTCTATAAACAATATAATAGGTAGCTACGGAAGACTAGCCGAGAGTTCAGCAGGTAAAGATACCACTACAGGCCATTGGGAGATAGGAGGTATTATACTAAAAGAGCCTTTCCCTACATTTCCAGATGGATTCCCAGAAGAATTAATATTAAAATATGAAATGCTTATAGGAACTAAAACATTAGGAAATAAGGTGGCTTCAGGTACTGTTATTATAGATGAATTAGGTGAAGAGCATATGAAAACAGGTTATCCTATAATCTATACTTCAGCTGATAGCGTTTTTCAAATAGCTGCTCATGAAGATATAATACCAATAAATAGGCTATATGAAATATGTGAAATAGCTAGGGGAATTTTAAAAGATAAATATGCTGTAGGAAGAGTAATTGCTAGGCCTTTTATAGGAAGACCAGGTGCATTTAGTAGAACTTCGAATAGAAAAGATTTCTCATTAAAACCAGTTGATAAAACCATGCTTGATTTCATAAAGGAAGCTGGTATGGAAGTAATGGCTGTTGGGAAAATAGAAGATATCTACAGTGGACAAGGAATAACTAGGAGTATTCATACATCTGATAATATGGATGGAATAGATAAAACTATAGAGTTCATGAAGGAGCATAAAAAAGGACTAATATTTACTAATTTAGTGGATTTTGATATGAAATATGGCCATAGAAATGATGCGGAAGGATATGCTAGGGCACTAGAAGAGTTTGATAATAGACTTCCTGAAATAATAGAAAATTTGAGCGATGATGAAGTTTTAATGATTACTGCTGATCATGGATGTGACCCTACTACAGCAAGCACTGATCACTCAAGAGAGTATGTGCCTATTCTTATTTATGGTAAAATGATTAAAAATGGAGTTAATCTAGGGACAAGAAAAACCTTTGCAGATATTGGAGCTACAATTATGAATTTATTAGGCTTAGAAGGATTAAATAATGGGGAAAGTTTTGCAAGTTTAATATTAAAAAACTAGGGGGGAGATGTGGTGAATTTAATCTATAAATTGAACCAGACTGTTGATTTTATAAAAAGCAAGCTTAATGAAAAGCCTGAAATTGGAATTATTTTGGGATCTGGTCTCGGACCTTTAGCAGATGAAATAACTGATGCAGTAATTATTAAATATAATGAAATTCCAAATTTTCCATCGTCAACTGTACAAGGGCATAAAGGACAACTTGTTATTGGAAAGCTAGAGAATAAGGTTGTAGTT
Above is a window of Proteiniborus ethanoligenes DNA encoding:
- a CDS encoding DUF3866 family protein, with translation MSKAVNYNNITGSANIGDKVVLNTTALELKLGTGGYHFVIYNSSNIIKNMPNDPGHIMKLRYTPFQLKVLSAEEQESPYHEAFKSFKSLESSLYIVGTLHSMLAPIIASLKYIEPNLKITYIMTDAGALPLSFSQTVKKLKELKLLDTTITVGHAFGGDIECVNIYTGIIAAKLVAKSDITIITMGPGIVGTGTQYGFSGIEQASIIDAVNKLGGISIAIPRISFSDTRDRHKGISHHTLTILENIACTRTNVVFPILKKEYEKLISLQLEKSNINKKHNIIYENGSEVLNALNYFSLNVKTMGRSYHDDEAFFLTMGAVAKAGIKFLENDQ
- a CDS encoding NUDIX hydrolase → MIYEEKTMKSEKIYEGKILTVKVDTVELPDKKYSKREIVELSGAVAIVPITDNGDIIFVKQFRKATESVILEIPAGKLEINEEPLDCALRELKEETGYSAENMEYLFKYYTSPGFTNEVMHLFLATGIIYGEATPEDDEYIDVVRININEALEMIKNGEIKDGKTIIGILMAYEKLKFNEKE
- the spoIIM gene encoding stage II sporulation protein M — translated: MKIKGIIYKDVKENFILYFLLVLALMIGISAGAITISVLSKDQSQSLISFLDSFFKVLNQEKIDSLILLKQSILNNIQTIILVWILGLTVIGAPIVFVIIALRGFIVGFTVGFLINELGFKGFVFSLLTILPQNIFVIPGMIALSVLSINFAIKIITSKRRIGKNSSFLSELTRYSIHASILSLFLFIGSLVEAYITPTFMQLLLGYVL
- the xerD gene encoding site-specific tyrosine recombinase XerD, with protein sequence MDLYIMKFNSYLERERELSNNTIESYIRDLKQFDKYSKENGLSSITDANKTLILTYLIYLQKTGKSVSTVSRNIASLRSFYQFVLNEGIIKKDPTINLQSPKQEKKLPSILTSDEVEILLEQPDIKCTKGVRDKAMLELLYASGIRASELISLDLDDVNLSMDYILSSKDTSNERVIPIGKMAVDILTLYIKEHRGKLVKDNEEKSLFVNYHGKRLTRQGFWKIVRGYTKQAKINKNITPHTLRHSFAAHLLQNGADLKSVQEMLGHADISTTQIYTLITKNKIKEVYKKAHPRA
- a CDS encoding phosphopentomutase; translated protein: MNNVTLIVLDSVGIGELPDANKYGDEGSNTLGNIIKKTKGVKLNNLNNLGLGAIEGVEGLDSINNIIGSYGRLAESSAGKDTTTGHWEIGGIILKEPFPTFPDGFPEELILKYEMLIGTKTLGNKVASGTVIIDELGEEHMKTGYPIIYTSADSVFQIAAHEDIIPINRLYEICEIARGILKDKYAVGRVIARPFIGRPGAFSRTSNRKDFSLKPVDKTMLDFIKEAGMEVMAVGKIEDIYSGQGITRSIHTSDNMDGIDKTIEFMKEHKKGLIFTNLVDFDMKYGHRNDAEGYARALEEFDNRLPEIIENLSDDEVLMITADHGCDPTTASTDHSREYVPILIYGKMIKNGVNLGTRKTFADIGATIMNLLGLEGLNNGESFASLILKN